Proteins from a genomic interval of Flammeovirgaceae bacterium SG7u.111:
- the lysS gene encoding lysine--tRNA ligase, whose product MQHLSEQELLRREKKEKLEQLGINPYPAELFKVNAYASDIHENYERFKINYKDISITGRIMGFRIMGSAAFAEIQDSTGRIQIYLRRDDICPGEDKTMYNTVFKKLLDIGDIIGVKGFVFTTQTGEITVHAKEFTLLSKSLKPLPIVKTATDESGEEKTFDAFTDPEQRYRQRYVDLIVNPEVRETFKKRTKLMNVMREYLNEKGYLEVETPILQPIYGGAAARPFKTHHNKLDMTLYLRIANELYLKRLIVGGFEGVYEFSKDFRNEGMSRFHNPEFTQIELYVAYKDYEWMMDLVEELVEKIALAIYGSTEVQVGENVINFQRPWKRFTMYEAIEHFTGIDISAMSEEEMKETAKSLNVPIDETMGKGKLIDEIFGEKCEGQLIQPTFITDYPVEMSPLAKKHRTKEGLVERFEAICNGKEICNSFSELNDPIDQRQRFEEQLELGKRGDDEAMVLDEDFLRALEYGMPPTAGLGIGIDRLSMIMTNSASIQDVLFFPQMKPEKKIEYASMDDYKELGIREELVPIIQKLGLLTIEELKKAQPSKLFNDVCGMRKKLKLKDVKNPSKDEVEGWLK is encoded by the coding sequence ATGCAACACTTAAGCGAACAAGAGCTGTTAAGAAGGGAGAAAAAAGAAAAGTTAGAGCAGTTAGGGATCAATCCTTATCCTGCAGAACTTTTCAAGGTAAATGCCTACGCCAGCGATATACATGAAAACTACGAGCGCTTTAAGATAAACTATAAAGATATTTCCATTACAGGAAGGATTATGGGTTTTAGAATTATGGGAAGTGCGGCTTTCGCCGAAATCCAAGATTCTACTGGTCGTATCCAGATTTACCTAAGGAGAGATGATATCTGCCCTGGTGAGGACAAAACGATGTACAATACTGTATTCAAAAAACTACTGGATATAGGAGATATCATAGGTGTGAAGGGGTTTGTGTTTACCACCCAAACAGGTGAGATAACTGTTCATGCCAAAGAATTCACTCTTTTGTCTAAATCGCTTAAGCCATTGCCAATTGTAAAAACGGCAACGGACGAGTCTGGAGAAGAGAAAACATTTGATGCGTTTACCGACCCTGAGCAGCGTTACCGCCAAAGGTATGTGGACTTGATAGTCAACCCTGAAGTGAGGGAAACTTTTAAAAAGCGTACCAAGCTGATGAACGTGATGAGGGAATACCTCAACGAAAAAGGATACTTGGAAGTTGAAACGCCAATATTACAGCCAATCTACGGTGGAGCAGCGGCAAGACCTTTCAAAACGCATCACAACAAATTGGATATGACGCTCTATTTGAGGATAGCTAATGAGCTTTACCTCAAAAGATTGATCGTTGGTGGTTTTGAAGGTGTGTATGAATTTTCTAAGGATTTTAGAAATGAGGGGATGAGTAGATTTCACAATCCTGAATTCACCCAGATTGAACTGTACGTAGCTTACAAAGACTACGAATGGATGATGGATTTGGTGGAGGAGTTGGTGGAAAAAATAGCGTTGGCTATTTATGGAAGCACCGAAGTGCAAGTGGGAGAAAATGTAATAAACTTCCAACGTCCTTGGAAAAGGTTTACAATGTATGAGGCTATCGAGCACTTTACAGGAATTGATATTTCTGCAATGAGCGAGGAGGAAATGAAAGAGACCGCCAAGAGCCTCAATGTTCCTATCGATGAGACAATGGGTAAAGGAAAGCTGATAGATGAGATATTTGGTGAAAAATGTGAAGGTCAACTAATTCAGCCTACGTTCATTACCGATTACCCAGTAGAAATGTCACCTCTTGCCAAAAAACACAGAACTAAAGAAGGCTTGGTAGAAAGGTTTGAGGCCATTTGTAACGGAAAAGAGATTTGTAATTCTTTCTCTGAGTTGAACGATCCAATTGATCAGCGCCAGCGCTTTGAAGAGCAATTGGAGTTGGGCAAAAGAGGAGATGATGAAGCAATGGTGTTGGATGAGGACTTCTTGCGTGCATTAGAATACGGAATGCCTCCTACAGCAGGTCTGGGTATCGGAATTGATAGGCTTTCTATGATTATGACCAACTCAGCATCTATTCAAGATGTACTTTTCTTCCCTCAGATGAAACCTGAGAAGAAAATAGAATATGCTTCCATGGACGATTATAAGGAGTTGGGTATAAGAGAGGAGCTTGTTCCTATCATTCAGAAGTTAGGGTTGCTTACTATTGAGGAACTGAAAAAAGCTCAACCAAGTAAATTGTTCAACGATGTGTGTGGGATGAGGAAAAAATTGAAGCTTAAAGATGTAAAGAACCCTAGTAAAGACGAGGTAGAAGGTTGGTTGAAATAA